Below is a genomic region from Marinobacter salarius.
TCTGGATGTAGTTGACGGCTTCGTCAAAGCGGGTTTTCAGGTCACTCATATGGCGGTTCCTTTTCTGGTGTTGAATCCGATATTCACGATGCGGAAGAGTATATCCAGAGACAGTGTGACCGTCATTGGCCGATCGTTCCAATCCTTCGACGAATGGGGTATTGTCCGCATCCTTCTTTTAAGATAAACGGAGATGCCCCATGGCCGCCGCCAACAAACTGGCAAGCATTGTTGCCAAGATCAATCAGTTGCCGGAATTTGCCCGGCCCAAGGCTTTGTCGCTGTTTTTCGGCAAGGCGGTTCCGTTCACTGGTACCACCGGCATTCGCATTGAAGCCCTAGATCAGGAACGTTGCGTGATCTCCCTGAAGAACAAACGCAGGGTCCAGAACCACATCAAGGGCGTACATGCCGTGGCCTCCCTGTTATTGGCGGAATCCGCTACGGGCTTTCTCCTCGGTCTGAACGTGCCGGATGACAAGGTGCCCGTGATCAAAACGGCGCATGCCGAATACACCCGCCGTGCCAAAGGTGATATGAAGGTGGAGGCGTACCTTACCGCTGAGCAGCGTGA
It encodes:
- a CDS encoding DUF4442 domain-containing protein, with the translated sequence MAAANKLASIVAKINQLPEFARPKALSLFFGKAVPFTGTTGIRIEALDQERCVISLKNKRRVQNHIKGVHAVASLLLAESATGFLLGLNVPDDKVPVIKTAHAEYTRRAKGDMKVEAYLTAEQRERMLTEEKGETSVPVTIHDSEGQQPIEIEMIWAWTPKRR